GGTCGATGTTCTTCTGGAACAGGAAGTAGGAGATCGCGTAGGAGTAGAGCATTATGAAGAGCGCCATGAAGGGGTAGGTGAGCACTATCCAGTAGACCGTCCGGGGAACGCTCGCCCCGGTCGTGAGAGCCATCAGCGCACCGCCTATGAGGACCTTGGTGAGTCCTATCACCGGGGCGGTGGTGAAGAGGGCCAGTATGTCGGTGAAGGCCTTCGGACAGAGGAAGCCCTCTATCTCACCGAGGTGGAGCTTAGTTGAGGTCTTGGCGGCTATTATTGAACCGTAGTTGCCGAAGGAGCTCAGCAGTGCTGGATAGATAAAGCTCAGTATCACCGAGGCCTGTATCACACCGCTGAACTTCGCCAGGAGCGAGCCAGAGACGGTGGAGAGCAGTGCAAGGCCGGTTATAGTCAGGAACACCTGCTTCAGTTCGAGGAACTCCGCCTTTCTGACTCTGCTCACCGCGGCGACGACGGCGAAGAGGACTATCATGGAGTAGTTGAAGAGCCTGAAGGCTTCGGGGGATTTCTCTATGAGGAGTATGAAGAGCACTAAAGAGGGAACGGTTAGAAAGTCGCCCATCGAGGCGACGAGCGGAGCGGCTACGCTGTCAGGGTCGGTGCCGCGCCTGAAGGCGAAGATGGTGACGAATGAGGTGAAGTATCCGAGGATGAAGGAGACCAGTATCGTCGAGGTGACGACTATGAGGAGGACGTCGAAGGCGTTCTTCTTTATTCCGGTGGCGACGCCTATGGCCCACAGAAGGAAGATCGGAATGAGCGAGATGAGCATTCTGAGCACTATCTCCTTGAGAACCTTCCTGTCACGAAGGGAAGGCTCAAGGTCACCGAGGTAGAGCATCGTGGAGAAGCGGGAAGCCATCGAGCCGAAGACGTTGCCGCGAAGGCCCATCATTCCTGGCAGAACCACAAGAAGGCCGGGAAACTGGGTTCTTATGGTCTCAAAGTACTTGCCCAGGAATGTACCGCCGAATAGGCCGAATATCTGGGAGGTGAACAGGGACGGCAGCGTGACCCTGTAGGCTTCCTTGACCTTCTCCCTCAGCTCCTCCCTGACCTCCCCGCCGATCACTGCCATCACTCTCCATTGCCCTCACCCCGTGGACGTTGGCCCTTGCGGGTATTAAACTTTTCGAAGGCGAAAACTAAATAAGATTTCCCTCCCTCCCCACATCGGTGAGAGCCGGGTGGAAGAGTGGGACGAAATCGAGGTTCCAAGGAACGTTAAGGACATTTTCATCGAGATGAAGAACACCGCCGAGCTGATGGTTGACCTGGCCTACTCCTCGATACTCTTCAACGAGGAGGAGATGGCCGAAGAGGTGCTTGAGCTTGAGGAGTACCTCGACCTGCTCAACTACCACCTCATGGTTCACGCAGTTTTGGCGGCTAGAAGCCCCAAGGAGGCCGAGCAGATAACGTCCATTCTCCACATGGCCCACGCCATAGATGACATGTCCAACGCCGCCGCGGACCTGGCGAAGATGGTTCTTGAAGGTGTTGAACTTCACCCAGTCATAACCGAAGCAATACTCGGCAGCGAGGAGATAATAGGCAAAATCTACGTTTCGGCCGATTCGATACTGGTGGGCAAAACCCTGGAGGAGCTGGATTTGGCCACGAACACCGGAGTATGGATAGTCGCGGTGAGAAGGGGCAAGCGCTGGATTTTCGACCCCGACGGGGACTTCAAGATATTCCCGGGGGACATACTCATAGGAAGGGGAACGAACACCTCCATAGACTACCTCAAGGAGATAGCCAGGGGCAACATCAAGGTGATGGGCAATGAGTGAGCTTGAAGAGATTAGGAACTGCCTCATAGAGATGAAGGACCTCTCATCGCTCATGGTTGATCTGGCCTTTTCCTCGGTGATGTACAACAGCGAGGACATAGCGGAGGAGGTTTACCTGCTTGAGGAGCGCATGGACGAGCTGACCCTCAAGGTCAAGAAGCTCGCTCTGATGCTTGCCAAGAGGGAGGAAGACCCGCTCAAGCTTCTCAGCGTCATAGATATGGCCGAGATAAACGAGCAGATAAGCGATGCCGCCTACAAAATATCCGACCTCGTGCTCCGCGACGTTGAGCCGCACCCGATAATCCGGAAGATAATGGAAGAGAGTGAGGAGGAACTCGGCAGGGTGACGGTTCACAGGGGCTCTGTTCTTCACGGCAAGACCCTCGAACAGCTCAAGCTTCCCAGCAAGATAGGAACCAGGATTCTGGCCATAAAGCGCGGGAGCAGGTACATCTACAACCCGGGACGGAACGACGTCATAAAGGAAGGCGACGTGCTCATAGCCGTTGGCTCCGACCTTGACAGGCTGAGGAAGCTGGCCGGCGAGGAAGTGGAAGAGGAGGAGTGAAAGGCTTTTATATCCCCCTTCCATAATTTCCTCCATGCGGGTTGGAAGAAGGCACGTCCTTTCGATGGTTCTGATTCTCCTAACGGCGGTCGTCGCTTACGCCCTCCACTGGCTCCACCTCAACCCCGTCGCATATCAGGGCGGTGGGGAGGAGTTCCACCTCCAGGGCGAAGTCCTGGTCATCAACGCCTCGACCTTCCCTGCGAGAATCGACAGGTGGGCGCTGATAGGGGCACTGAGGACTTCCTGCGTCGAGACCGACGTCAGGGTTTGCCTGGGAATCAGGCTCTCCGGGCGTAGGAACGTCGCTGGCACTCAGGTCCGCATCTCGGCCCCGGTGACCGTCGAGGCCTTGCCCCTCAACTCCTCTGTCCAGGTCACACGGGCGGAGGTTAAGGTACTGGCGTCTGGCAACACCTGGCTCGACGACGTGGTTCCCGACGACTTCGTGGGGTTTCCCGTTTTCAAGCCCCTCGACGGGCCGTTCCTGGTGGAGGCGAGGCCCTGCGGCGACCCCAACGAGGCCGGTTGCATCGTCGCCATACCAACGGAACCAGCATGGGGAAAAGGCTGCTCTTCGAGGCGTGGCCAGACTTCACGGTGAACGGGAATCCACCTGCGTACTCCGGGAATGTTACCTTCGTGGTCACGGTTGAGTACGAGGTCAGGAAGGGCCGTTTCACCGCGGAGAAAAGGGAGGTGGGGCTGGAGTTCCCCCTGAGGTTCGAGCTTCACGACGTCGGCACGGGCACTACCTGATGTCCCCGTTCCCCACTAATCCCTTCGCGTAAGGGCAGAGTTCTTTTAGCGGACACTCGCCGCACTTTGGCCTTATGGGGTTGCATATGTTCTTTCCGTGGTCCACCATCGCGTGGTTCACGTAAATCCACTTCTCCCTGGGGATTAGTTCTCTCAGGTACTCCTCGACCTTCTCAGGAGGAACCCTCGGTGGAGCCAAACCGAGGCGCTTGCTTATCCTGTTCACGTGGGTATCAACTGGGATAGCCTGCTTTCCGAAGCCGTAAGCTAAAACGATGTTGGCGCACTTCCTTCCTATGCCCGGCAATTTCATGAGCTCATGAATGTCATCGGGCACCTTCCCGCCGTACTCTTCGAGGATTATCCGCGAGGCCTTAACTATCCACTCACCCTTTGTCTTCCAGAGGCCGACGCCACGCTCCCTCAGAAAGCGCTGCATCTCCTCGACCGGCGTGTTTGCTATAGTCTCGATGTCGCGGTACCTCTCGAACAGCTCCCCCCAGACGCGGTAGGTAACCTCATCGCGCATGCGCTGGGAGATAATGCAGTGAACCAGCGTTCGGTAGGGGTCGCCGATGAGGAGCCTCTCCCTCGGGTAGGTTTTCATCAAAACCTCGACGATTCTCCCGGCTCTTTTCCTCTTCTCCTCCCAGGTTTCATCGAAGGTGAAGCCCTCAAGGCTTAACGAGCCTGATTTTGTTCCCGTCATGGATTATCACCACTGTTCCTTTGGAGACCCTAACTCCGTTAAGTTCTTCGAACTCGTCGCTATAAATCTTTTGCCCGGTGTGGTTCAGAATTAGAACCTTTCTGCCGAGCACAACGACAAAGCCGCCGTCGAAGGGAACAACTTCCTTCACAGCTTCGTCGAACTCGAAGTCCAGAACCTCCACGTCCCCCCGCGAAAGCTCTATCTTCGTCCCCCTGCCAACCTTTAGAGGGCTCGGCTCGGCAAGGAGAACCTTGAAGGGCAGTGGCTTTCCAAGGAGTTCAACCTCGACCTCTTCTCCAGTCCTTAGCTCCCTTCCCATTAGCTTGTCCTTTAATATCTCCTCGAAACCAGGGGGTAGCTCGGCGTCGAAGAGGGGCTTCATGACGACCCTCATCACCATCACCCCGCGATGGACTTCTGGTGGTAATAACGTTATCGCCCAAAGCTTTATAAACCAATGTATCTAGCGATATATCGGTGAAAGCAATGGAGAGACCTAACTTCAGGGGATACATGAAGATACTTATCCTTGACCTCCTCCGGGAGCCGATGCACGGCTACGGGATAATGGCGGAGCTGGAAGGAAGATACGGCATGAAGCTGAGCGCCGGAACTGTGTACCCTATCCTCGCCTCCCTGCGGAGAAGCGGCCTGATTGAGGTGACCAGCAGGGGTGAGAGGGAGAAAAAGACCTACGTGATCACCGAGAAGGGGCTGGACTACCTCGCGGAGCACGCTGATGATCTCGCCGAGGCAAAGCGCAGAATGCGCGCCTACAAGGCGTTCCTTGAGCTGGGAGGCGACGAGCTGAGGGCGGCCTTCAAGGAGCTCTTTGAGTCCGTGGACGAACTGACGGACGAGCAGAGGGCGAGGATCAGGGAGCTTTTTACCGGCTGCGCTAGGGAGCTGAGGCTGGTTCTTCTTGGAGGTGGAAGTTATGAAGGCGATTGAGGTTGAAAACCTCGTTAAGAAGTACGGCGACTTTGAGGCCGTCAAGGGTATTTCGTTCGATGTAAAGCAGGGGGAGATATTTGCCTTCCTTGGCCCGAACGGGGCAGGAAAGACCACAACCGTCCACGTCCTCACGACGTTGCTGAAGCCAACGGCCGGGAAGGCCATAGTCGCCGGCCACGACGTTGTCAGGGAACCGATTGAAGTCAGGAGGAAGATAGGGATAGTCTTCCAGGATCCGAGCGTTGATAGAGAGCTTACCGCCTACGAGAACATGCTCATTCACGGCAGGATATACGGCGTTGAGAACCTGAAGGAGAAGATAGAGCGCCTCCTCAAGTTCGTCGAGCTGTGGGAGTTCAAGGACAGGCCCGTCAAGTTCTTCTCGGGCGGAATGCAGAGAAGGCTTGAGATAGCCCGCTCGCTGCTCCACGAGCCGGAGATACTCTTCCTCGACGAGCCGACCATAGGTCTTGACCCGCAGACCAGGGCGCACATCTGGGACTACATCAGGGCCATGAAGGAGGAGCACAACATGACGATATTCCTCACCACCCACTACATGGACGAGGCCGAGCAGTTAGCCGACAGGATAGCGATAATGGACCACGGGAAGATAATCGCGGAGGGCACCGCTGAGGAACTGAAAAAGCTCGTTGGCAACGATATAATCTACCTGAAGCTCCAGGCAAGGGAGGAGCTCAAGTGCCTCAAGGCGGATTTCATCAAGGGCTGCAAGGTGCTCCCGGACGGGAGGATCAGGCTGGACGTGGACAACGCGGCAGAAGCTTTGCCAAAGCTCTTCGAGATGGCGAAGGAGAACGGTATCAAAATCCTCGAAGTCACATACCACAGGCCGACGCTCAACGACGTCTTCCTGCACCTCACAGGCAGGGAAATCCGGGACGAGGGCGGAGAGCAGAGCGTGGCGAAAATGATGATGAAGGCTCGCATGAGGAGGTGATTGCATGCAGGTCTTTTTCACCATGATATACCGCGAACTGAAGCGCTTTTCCCGCTCACGGGCGAGGGTGATAGGGAGCATAATCAACCCGCTCATCTGGCTCATCTTCTTCGGCAAGGGCTGGGGCGGGGTCTTCGACAACCCCATGGCGGCCCCGATATTCGGAGGCGTCGACTACATGACCTACCTGGTGCCTGGAATAATAGCCATGACGGTCTTCAACATGAGCTTCATGCAGGGCATAACGCTCATCTGGGACAAGCAGTTCGGCTTCCTGAAGGAGATTCTGGTGGCTCCCGCAAGCAGGACGGAGGCAATACTCGGCAGAATCACCGGGGGAGCGCTCATGGCCATGATACAGGGCGTCATAATCCTGGCACTCAGCTTCACGATGGCCGACCTCAGGGTGAGCGGAATCCTCCCCGCGCTGGGCCTGAGCTTCCTCGTCGGGATAGCGATAGCGGGCATGGGGGTGGCGATAGCCCTCAAGATGACCAGCATGGAAGGCTTCCAGATGATAGTGACCATGATAATGCTCCCGATGACCTTCCTCAGTGGGGCGTTCTATCCAATAAGCACGATGCCCGAGTGGATGCAGTGGCTGGCAAAGGTGAACCCCCTCACCTACGCGGTGGACGGCTCCCGCTACTACCTTGCCGG
This Thermococcus cleftensis DNA region includes the following protein-coding sequences:
- a CDS encoding magnesium transporter, coding for MAVIGGEVREELREKVKEAYRVTLPSLFTSQIFGLFGGTFLGKYFETIRTQFPGLLVVLPGMMGLRGNVFGSMASRFSTMLYLGDLEPSLRDRKVLKEIVLRMLISLIPIFLLWAIGVATGIKKNAFDVLLIVVTSTILVSFILGYFTSFVTIFAFRRGTDPDSVAAPLVASMGDFLTVPSLVLFILLIEKSPEAFRLFNYSMIVLFAVVAAVSRVRKAEFLELKQVFLTITGLALLSTVSGSLLAKFSGVIQASVILSFIYPALLSSFGNYGSIIAAKTSTKLHLGEIEGFLCPKAFTDILALFTTAPVIGLTKVLIGGALMALTTGASVPRTVYWIVLTYPFMALFIMLYSYAISYFLFQKNIDPDHVAIPLISNNSDIFGTIYVVLMAKLMVGA
- a CDS encoding potassium channel family protein, which produces MEEWDEIEVPRNVKDIFIEMKNTAELMVDLAYSSILFNEEEMAEEVLELEEYLDLLNYHLMVHAVLAARSPKEAEQITSILHMAHAIDDMSNAAADLAKMVLEGVELHPVITEAILGSEEIIGKIYVSADSILVGKTLEELDLATNTGVWIVAVRRGKRWIFDPDGDFKIFPGDILIGRGTNTSIDYLKEIARGNIKVMGNE
- a CDS encoding potassium channel family protein; this translates as MSELEEIRNCLIEMKDLSSLMVDLAFSSVMYNSEDIAEEVYLLEERMDELTLKVKKLALMLAKREEDPLKLLSVIDMAEINEQISDAAYKISDLVLRDVEPHPIIRKIMEESEEELGRVTVHRGSVLHGKTLEQLKLPSKIGTRILAIKRGSRYIYNPGRNDVIKEGDVLIAVGSDLDRLRKLAGEEVEEEE
- a CDS encoding endonuclease III domain-containing protein; its protein translation is MTGTKSGSLSLEGFTFDETWEEKRKRAGRIVEVLMKTYPRERLLIGDPYRTLVHCIISQRMRDEVTYRVWGELFERYRDIETIANTPVEEMQRFLRERGVGLWKTKGEWIVKASRIILEEYGGKVPDDIHELMKLPGIGRKCANIVLAYGFGKQAIPVDTHVNRISKRLGLAPPRVPPEKVEEYLRELIPREKWIYVNHAMVDHGKNICNPIRPKCGECPLKELCPYAKGLVGNGDIR
- a CDS encoding DUF6849 domain-containing protein — translated: MRVVMKPLFDAELPPGFEEILKDKLMGRELRTGEEVEVELLGKPLPFKVLLAEPSPLKVGRGTKIELSRGDVEVLDFEFDEAVKEVVPFDGGFVVVLGRKVLILNHTGQKIYSDEFEELNGVRVSKGTVVIIHDGNKIRLVKP
- a CDS encoding PadR family transcriptional regulator, giving the protein MERPNFRGYMKILILDLLREPMHGYGIMAELEGRYGMKLSAGTVYPILASLRRSGLIEVTSRGEREKKTYVITEKGLDYLAEHADDLAEAKRRMRAYKAFLELGGDELRAAFKELFESVDELTDEQRARIRELFTGCARELRLVLLGGGSYEGD
- a CDS encoding ATP-binding cassette domain-containing protein — encoded protein: MKAIEVENLVKKYGDFEAVKGISFDVKQGEIFAFLGPNGAGKTTTVHVLTTLLKPTAGKAIVAGHDVVREPIEVRRKIGIVFQDPSVDRELTAYENMLIHGRIYGVENLKEKIERLLKFVELWEFKDRPVKFFSGGMQRRLEIARSLLHEPEILFLDEPTIGLDPQTRAHIWDYIRAMKEEHNMTIFLTTHYMDEAEQLADRIAIMDHGKIIAEGTAEELKKLVGNDIIYLKLQAREELKCLKADFIKGCKVLPDGRIRLDVDNAAEALPKLFEMAKENGIKILEVTYHRPTLNDVFLHLTGREIRDEGGEQSVAKMMMKARMRR
- a CDS encoding ABC transporter permease, whose protein sequence is MQVFFTMIYRELKRFSRSRARVIGSIINPLIWLIFFGKGWGGVFDNPMAAPIFGGVDYMTYLVPGIIAMTVFNMSFMQGITLIWDKQFGFLKEILVAPASRTEAILGRITGGALMAMIQGVIILALSFTMADLRVSGILPALGLSFLVGIAIAGMGVAIALKMTSMEGFQMIVTMIMLPMTFLSGAFYPISTMPEWMQWLAKVNPLTYAVDGSRYYLAGVEPTFGIVTDWVVLIGLAALFAGIAALGFRKATID